The Noviherbaspirillum saxi genome includes a window with the following:
- a CDS encoding BolA family protein, which translates to MLPTPELVKSYIAAGLDCTHLEVEGDGQHFNAVIVSSAFAGKRLIQRHQLVYAALGDRMREEIHALSMKTLTPEEFQT; encoded by the coding sequence ATGCTACCCACACCCGAGCTTGTCAAAAGCTACATCGCCGCCGGACTCGACTGCACCCACCTCGAAGTGGAAGGTGACGGCCAGCATTTCAATGCCGTCATCGTGTCCAGCGCCTTCGCCGGCAAACGGCTGATCCAGCGCCATCAACTCGTGTACGCCGCGCTCGGCGACCGCATGCGGGAAGAAATCCATGCGCTGTCGATGAAGACCCTTACTCCGGAAGAATTCCAGACATAA